A single window of Cryptococcus neoformans var. neoformans JEC21 chromosome 3 sequence DNA harbors:
- a CDS encoding RAS1, putative: MSEKGYYGGDQRLVIVGCGGVGKTAITIRFVTSQFYDQEYNPTIEDSYRKQVVVDNEATTLEILDTAGQEEYAAMADQWYTFGSGFLLVYSLTDRSSFEEIKNFHREILRVKDRNYVPCVIVCNKCDLQKYRSVGQLEGRELARSVHAPFIECSAAERVNVDVAFNELIKLVRKDEQRISLAARKLLEGPFLSPPQPPRPKQIKQMKEKDKSGHNRRQREKNSDDVPFCNDCTVM; encoded by the exons ATGTCCGAAAAAGGTTACTATGGGGGAGACCAAAGACTTGTGATAGTGGGATGCGGCG GTGTTGGTAAAACTGCCATCACAATCCGTTTCGTGACCTCCCAATTTTACGATCA aGAATACAACCCAACCATCGAAGACTCATACAGAAAGCAAGTGGTAGTTGATAACGAAGCAACAACCTTGGAGATCCTAGACACTGCCGGCCAAG AGGAATACGCCGCCATGGCCGATCAATGGTACACATTCGGCTCGGGCTTTCTGCTCGTGTATTCTTTGACAGACCGCTCATCATTTGAGGAGATAAAGAACTTCCACAGGGAAATATTAAGAGTGAAAGATAGAAATTACGTGCCATGTGTAATAGTCTGCAATAAG TGTGACCTGCAAAAGTATCGATCAGTTGGCCAGCTCGAGGGCCGTGAGCTCGCGCGGTCCGTACACGCTCCATTTATAGAGTGTTCGGCAGCAGAACGAGTGAACGTAGATGTAGCATTCAACGAATTGATCAAGCTCGTGCGGAAGGACGAACAA CGGATATCTCTAGCTGCTCGAAAGCTTCTCGAAGGCCCATTTCTCTCACCACCTCAACCACCGCGACCAAAACAAATAAAAcaaatgaaggagaaggataagtCGGGCCATAATCGAAGGCAGAGGGAGAAAAACAGTGACGATGTTCCATTTTGCAACGATTGTACTGTCATGTAA
- a CDS encoding expressed protein, with amino-acid sequence MPSPKVPSNDSLLLSGDSPGPRVQWRVGPPLSAGQNGQNTAQSSTSDSSLSKKKKKHEIREKIINGFDSDSEDELDVGEETKPKTNVIGEVAEEPDLDGELAALVEEQEVDELEDDDDDVNEQIMQKRSVSIDDDISGELLELASGPPKKKKKQAMAPPLSHRPSAQSQRSLSKSQVTPVQITSHRVSRHVPPPSVAPRPTPSVLQHFPSTPNTTIPFIPGFPMNTTIISTANDPYSSPLQILAQSLPSPEMQNILFGTFFSDPILTEGLSLLQPQFMDHFNRFMERRPARLQRGDATTLALTFIILASALRILPEETSRLLLASHGGSNAPSQIPRSLAKIISGQSVSAADITPLDQRYLDLALLSAQIAEQADTYSIMLVMFKLVSYRYWMLGHRREESVLAGTWLAQGIKIAQALGFGREWEGLPQGDRELRRRLMWSLYIADRQYSFETSLPYTILDAHQGIQLPSPLSEPDLYRVPQDARELPSVPPDSPPTPCTALLAHTHLARRVTAMLDSFATISASNISPDMVHHYDQILDTFQDSLPPFFKVFPMTDSRYDASFPYLPLQRVRLHTALFSYRCGLHRAQLPAYLWPTTSATARQVVAQISLSSLRVQRSARMLDAKVAFRLFSPVTVFENAATLCLIMYIDKAVSADAGLSPGPPRSAEFMGMRAGVAEALELLDMTGAGVDAVALFSKKATVVIRGMVSHVDAPLESVFIQAPASSRRSANGDMPSPTKSNVMSGGGHQPHHMTSDNHARSAGPSPVASTHPAQPGGTPVNNVTSVSSAAAKSAGAGAMDGPLGPYSAKAAAWLESLLQGGPDLERLLREAEWVNGWERVIATM; translated from the exons ATGCCCTCTCCCAAAGTACCCAGTAATGATTCTCTACTGCTCTCGGGCGACTCACCGGGCCCGCGAGTACAGTGGAGAGTTGGACCCCCATTATCGGCAGGCCAAAACGGGCAAAATACAGCCCAGTCTTCAACTTCTGATTCCTCCTTaagcaagaaaaagaagaaacatgAGATACGAGAGAAGATAATCAACGGATTTGACAGTGATAGCGAAGATGAATTAGACGTAGGGGAGGAAACGAAGCCCAAAACTAACGTGATCGGCGAGGTGGCTGAAGAGCCGGACCTGGATGGCGAACTGGCTGCGCTGGTCGAGGAGCAGGAAGTGGATGAGttggaagacgatgatgacgatgtcAATGAGCAGATAATGCAAAAGAGGAGTGTGTCaattgatgatgacatcTCGGGGGAG CTTTTAGAACTCGCTTCGGGACCaccaaagaaaaagaaaaaacagGCCATGGCACCTCCTTTAAGCCATCGACCTTCCGCACAATCACAGCGATCGTTGTCGAAGTCGCAAGTGACCCCTGTTCAAATCACTTCGCATCGAGTTTCCAGACACGTACCTCCTCCCTCTGTCGCTCCTCGGCCCACACCTTCGGTTTTACAGCATTTCCCATCTACTCCAAATACAACCATCCCTTTCATTCCGGGTTTTCCTATGAACACCACTATCATTTCGACTGCTAACGACCCTTACTCTTCCCCACTTCAGATTTTGGCGCAATCCCTTCCTTCGCCGGAGATGCAAAATATCCTTTTTGGTACATTCTTTTCAGACCCTATCTTGACGGAAGGTttgtcccttcttcaacctcaaTTTATGGATCATTTCAATAGATTCATGGAAAGGAGGCCTGCGCGTCTGCAGCGTGGTGACGCGACTACCTTGGCTTTGACTTTTATCATTTTGGCATCTGCACTTCGTATTCTGCCAGAAGAAACCAGCCGTTTACTTCTTGCGAGTCATGGGGGCAGTAATGCACCGTCACAGATCCCGCGATCCTTGGCAAAGATCATTTCGGGTCAGTCCGTATCTGCTGCCGATATCACTCCTCTCGATCAGCGGTATCTGgatcttgctcttctcaGCGCCCAAATAGCTGAACAAGCCGATACATACTCGATTATGTTGGTCATGTTCAAGCTTGTTTCGTATAGATATTGGATGCTCGGTCACAGAAGAGAGGAGTCTGTGTTGGCCGGTACATGGTTAGCGCAAGGTATCAAAATAGCTCAAGCGTTAGGTTTTGGGAGGGAGTGGGAAGGCTTACCTCAAGGGGATAGAGAGCTTAGAAGAAGGCTAATGTGGTCATTATACATTGCTGATAGACAGTATTCATT CGAAACTTCACTTCCTTATACAATCCTGGACGCTCACCAAGGTATCCAGCTCCCATCTCCCTTGTCAGAACCCGATCTATACCGTGTGCCTCAGGATGCCCGAGAACTTCCCTCCGTCCCGCCCGATTCTCCTCCCACTCCATGCACCGCTCTCTTAGCTCATACTCATCTCGCTCGTCGCGTCACTGCCATGCTCGACTCCTTCGCCACCATATCTGCATCCAATATCTCCCCTGACATGGTACACCATTATGACCAAATTTTGGATACTTTTCAAGACAGCCTCCCTCCTTTCTTCAAGGTATTTCCGATGACGGATAGTCGATATGACGCAAGCTTTCCCTACCTTCCGCTTCAGCGTGTCAGGCTTCACACTGCCTTGTTTAGTTACCGATGTGGGTTGCATCGGGCTCAATTACCGGCTTACTTGTGGCCTACAACATCTGCCACCGCTCGTCAGGTCGTGGCCCAAATATCACTATCTTCCCTTCGAGTCCAACGGTCGGCAAGGATGCTTGATGCAAAAGTGGCGTTCCGCCTATTCAGCCCTGTAACCGTCTTTGAGAATGCTGCCACTCTTTGCCTTATTATGTATATAGATAAAGCGGTCAGCGCTGATGCGGGATTGTCCCCAGGCCCACCAAGGTCGGCGGAGTTTATGGGTATGAGAGCTGGAGTGGCAGAAGCACTAGAACTGTTGGATATGACTGGCGCGGGCGTAGATGCCGTGGCATTGTTCTCGAAGAAGGCTACGGTGGTAATTAGAGGCATGGTATCGCATGTCGATGCCCCTTTGGAGTC gGTTTTTATTCAAGCGCCCGCTTCCTCACGACGCTCAGCAAACGGCGATATGCCTTCTCCTACCAAGTCAAATGTAATGTCTGGCGGCGGACATCAACCCCATCATATGACAAGCGACAATCACGCTCGTTCTGCCGGACCTTCCCCTGTAGCCTCAACACACCCTGCACAACCTGGAGGAACACCCGTGAATAACGTTACATCTGTGTCATCTGCGGCCGCAAAGTCAGCAGGAGCTGGCGCGATGGATGGGCCGCTTGGGCCATATTCAGCAAAGGCGGCTGCATGGCTGGAGAGCCTCCTTCAAGGAGGACCAGATCTAGAAAGATTGCTAAGGGAGGCAGAGTGGGTAaatggatgggaaagaGTCATCGCAACGATGTAA